A segment of the Lolium perenne isolate Kyuss_39 chromosome 3, Kyuss_2.0, whole genome shotgun sequence genome:
CATTTTCGAACTTGTGGGGTGTTATCAGCCAGGTTCCCACAGGCCACAATGCAACCCTCCTTCCAGGCGGCAGTGCAGTTGAAATATAACTTGGCATGAGCAGCCCGGCCCGTATATACCGGGCATGGGCCTGAAATTTAGGCTGGCGGCTGGGTCGGGTGGGCCTAGGCTTCACAGATGGGCGCATTAAGGAAGAGGCGGGCTTTTGGGCCGTTTAACCAAGTCTGGGCCTAGTTCTTTAGGTTCCTGCTTTTTTTCTGGCCCGGCCCGACGTATGCCCATGCACATGCACATGTTGAACAAATAGTGAAGAAAAATGGATGTCGATGCCAACCGACAGCCCAGTGCAGATCGTGCGCATATTTCTTGGTGCTACATTACCATCTGCCACCGGTTCCCTTTTCCCATCATGCGGCAGCCACTCCAAATTATTAGGCATTTAATCGTCAACCGACAGATGAACGCGAGAGAAATGAAATCCACGAGAAGAAATCTCAACGATCTATCATATCAAAGCATCAGACTGAAGATGTTTTTCCAGGCAGGTGACACAGCAACCACCACAAGTGGCAGGGGCGAGGAACGAGACAGGGAAGTTCCCACCGGCTTGAATGATTGAGCATAAGATCCACTGGATTACATTCAGGGATAATCATTACTGCTACTAACATGCATACTAATTATTGTACTTGTGCTTAATACAAGGCCTGAGTCAACCAGCTTTTGCGGTCGAAAACCTTTGCAGTGCAAGGCAGCAATCTGGCCTCACCAGAAAACAGAGAACATATTACAGTTATTTTTATCTGGGAATGCCAGAAGGCAAACTTTCTGTATATTCTTCATTTcaccagaaaaagaaagaaggaatTTACTTAACTCCTGAAAGAATGCAAAATTTACTTCGAGGGGAACAAGAATTGCGGTCAGGGAGAAAAAAAATCATGTAAAAGAGATAATTACATGTAAAgaatgaccaaaaaaattgtTAATGATCGTGTACCGACGCTCTTTACAGATCTCTCCGACTTCTCCAGCTAGCTTGGCTCAAGTCGTCACTACAATCCCGGCTGCCAAATTCTCTCAGCTGGAACAATCTAATCTCTTCCGTTCGTGGTTCTAAGAATACCTCGCTCCGGCCAGGTTGAAGGCCATTGTTTAGGTTAGAGTCGGCTAAACTATCCAATGCTCTTACCACCTGAGATGAACAAAGAATACATGGTGACGGCTCAGTCCTTTGGTTCAATTTCATTCAAAAATGAGTTGGAATGAAAGGTTTCTTACCTGCCCCATTCGAGGTCTCATCACTGCAGAATGCCGAATGCATGCAGCTGCAGCTCCTATCATGTGAAACATCTCATTTTCTTCAAACTTGTTTTCCATCCTTGGATCAGGAAGGTCACCAAATACTCGATGTTCAATTGCATCCGTGAGAAAGGGCCGAGCCTGAAAATTTAAGCAAGAGAAGTTTGAGTAAGATCATGCCCCGAAAAGCTGGTCCTAGTCTCATGATTAAAGATGAAAAATTCCATTTCCGTTGCTTTGCTCAAAACTGAACAAAAGGTTTATCAAGCCAAGTAGGTCCCAACTCTTTGTTGTAACCCATCTTTGTCCATATTGTTGTTCATAGTAGACATAGCAACTCTCCACTTCTAAATAAAAAAAGACATAGCAACTCTCCACTTCTAAACAAAAAAGACATAGCAACTTCCCAGCCAGCCAATTATGGATTAGGATTACCAGCATCTACCATTACGCAACCACACCTATTCGGAAAATTATGCAAATCACAAACCCTGAACACTAGACAATAGCAAACAAGGGAATGCATTTAGAGCACTGACATCACATTTGTGTGATGCatcaattcctcttataattgctTCACAGACTCACAGCACACATCTCAAGGTATTAGGATAATTTGTATATTTCTCCTGGTCCTTGTTCAAGCTGCTTGAGCCCTTGCCAAGTCCTCATCTAGCTTCTTTCATGACTCATCACAGCATGAAGACTGCATTAAATAGCATTCTATCCACTTTCTGTTTGCCACTCTGGAAGAATAGTCTGGTTGCCTACTTTTTACTAAAGCTCCAATGCCTGGAACTTTTCAGCTAACTTGGTTCTCTCCAGATCACTTTCTCAGTCGACATGCTATGGAAACTGGTCCAATGTGAGGACTAACAAATTACAACAGCCAGCAGGCGTGAACTTGTAATAAAAGCACCCAAGGGTTCAACTTTGTAGTGAAAGAGGTGATCTAGGGAAGGCCCCACCAGGGCTTTAGATGCTGCATGATATCATGCCCTAGAATCTGGAATGTTTCATCTCAGCAAGTGCATTGATCAAAAACAACTACGTGGTACACTAGTACTATGGACAGGAAATCAACCAAATTTAGAAGCATCTAAGTAACATAGGTGGGAAACACGACAATGTCAGTTATTACTTGTTAGAATTAAGATATGAATCAATATATATTTTAGAATGTGaaaaatgcatgcatatttaggaCCTAAAATGAGGGGCGTACAAGTACAGAAAATTTAAGAAGCTCACCCATTCGACAAGACTCTCATCTCCCAGCGGCTGAGAAGAGTCAACAGGTTTTCTTCCAGTAATAAGTTCCAGAAGAACCACTCCAAAAGAATATAAATCAGATTTTGCTGTCAACTTGCCTGACAATGCATACTCCGGAGCCAAATACCTGTAGGGGATATATTACATTGTAAGTACTCTAGATCACAGATTAACCACAAAATTTTTGATCGACGATTGCAGCATTATGGCTATGTTTACACGATTACTTACCCAAATGTTCCCATAACACGCGTACTGACATGTGTATTGGTGTCACCCGCTAACCTTGCAAGCCCAAAATCAGAAACCTGGATTTCGTTGGGAGGTAGATAGAAATTTTAGAAAAGAGAAGGAAACCGAAAAATCACATAAAAACTTTGGTACACCGAGTAAAAGCATACCTGAGCTTCGAAGTTGTTATCCAACAAAATATTAGATGATTTAATATCCCTATGTATAATCCGAGGATGACCTGATGAACACAAAAAAGAGCAATGCTAAGAAAACCACACTAGTTCAAGGGATTAATGAAGAAAGAGTTCAGTCTGAAAATATTACAATCTTCGTGCAGGTAAGCAATTCCACGAGCTGCTCCAGCCGCAATCTTAACCCTCGTACGCCAATCAAGTGGTACTTCATTTACTGAAATTTCAAGCAAAAACATGGTTAATGACCAGGTAACCAATGAACAATTCCATTGTGTTGCTGAAGCTAAGATTAACGTAAGGGGGTTCTCACTCACCATGGAGATGATAATAGAGGGTGTTATTGGGAACAAAGTCATAAACAAGCATCCTCTGGCCCTCAGATACGCAGTAACCTACCAGTGAAACCAAATGTCTATGATGTACTCTGCTGATAGTATCAACTTCGGCCCTGAACTCTCGCTCGCCCTGCCCATTCCCAATCTTAAGCTTCTTGATAGCCACAGGTCGACCATCCGGCAAGATGCCCTTGTAGACACACCCAAATCCACCTTCTCCCAAAAGGTTCTCCTCCGCATAGTCATTTGAGATTGCTGACAGATTCTCCGGCGTGAAGAGCATCCTGGAGTAGCCTATCCCGGAGTCGGCCGGCGAGTACGGGAAGCCATGGCTCCCGGTGCTGGACCTCATGAATGGATACCCCGGTGATCGCAAGTAGAACCCGTCTGGCAAACACAACACGGATAATGAGCATCGTGTAGGGCAGCTAAATTTAGCAAACGCGAAAATAGGTATGCATTAATACTGAGTGAGGTGGTTGTGTTTTGTAGTAGTACCTGATGCTAGCGAGGATGCAGCAGAGGAGGGAATGTAAttgggcggcggcgggggaggtgGTTGCTGCGTCGGCAGTCCCGCTGCAGGAGGCTCTCCCCGGCGGCGCTTCTTCTTGACGAGCCAGATGGTGGCGCCGATGAAGCTGAGCATGGCGAGGCTGGCAACCGCCACAATGGTGGTGGCCGTGCCCCTGGATATCTCGATGTTGTTGCCGGGAGGCGAGCGGGTGGAGTTTGAATGCGGCCTCACGGGCGAGCGCGAGGTGACGTAATGTGGCCTGGGGTGGTGGGGCGGCGGTGGGGGAGGGGCGACTCGCGGCGGGGGCGGAGGGGAGTAGGCCGCGACCGGCGCGGGTGCGGGTGTTGGGGATGGAGCGGGCGAGGGCGATGGTGGGTGGGATGGAGGCGGGGCAGGTGGCGAGACGGCTACGGGCGGGGGCGGGGGGAGGGATGGGGGCGGCGGCGAAGGGTACACGCGGGGCTGCACGCGCGGCTGGTCGGTCgccgttggcggcg
Coding sequences within it:
- the LOC127343779 gene encoding proline-rich receptor-like protein kinase PERK8; its protein translation is MPPQPATSAYAVPHGQPQPQPAPRPPGCPYSSSASAPPVSTSYHSLPPATSPPPVSSPPPASPPPSPSPSSPPPEPTLPPPPALSPPPPDAPPPTVPPPPYAEPQAPPPPTATDQPRVQPRVYPSPPPPSLPPPPPVAVSPPAPPPSHPPSPSPAPSPTPAPAPVAAYSPPPPPRVAPPPPPPHHPRPHYVTSRSPVRPHSNSTRSPPGNNIEISRGTATTIVAVASLAMLSFIGATIWLVKKKRRRGEPPAAGLPTQQPPPPPPPNYIPSSAASSLASDGFYLRSPGYPFMRSSTGSHGFPYSPADSGIGYSRMLFTPENLSAISNDYAEENLLGEGGFGCVYKGILPDGRPVAIKKLKIGNGQGEREFRAEVDTISRVHHRHLVSLVGYCVSEGQRMLVYDFVPNNTLYYHLHVNEVPLDWRTRVKIAAGAARGIAYLHEDCHPRIIHRDIKSSNILLDNNFEAQVSDFGLARLAGDTNTHVSTRVMGTFGYLAPEYALSGKLTAKSDLYSFGVVLLELITGRKPVDSSQPLGDESLVEWARPFLTDAIEHRVFGDLPDPRMENKFEENEMFHMIGAAAACIRHSAVMRPRMGQVVRALDSLADSNLNNGLQPGRSEVFLEPRTEEIRLFQLREFGSRDCSDDLSQASWRSRRDL